A window of the Henckelia pumila isolate YLH828 chromosome 3, ASM3356847v2, whole genome shotgun sequence genome harbors these coding sequences:
- the LOC140893186 gene encoding transcription factor MYB90-like yields MESRNIGEGVKRGAWSKEEDTLLKKCVQTYGEGRWHLVPLRAGLNRCRKSCRLRWVNYLSPNIKKGYFTEDEVDLLTRLHKLLGNRWSLIAGRIPGRTANDVKNFCNTHIVKMTSSKLVEKTKIIKPKPHKLPKLAMSNNKPIFNQEPQPNSQWRSIVPDAAETNKSNGKRLYPIQKGSFSGGGTIEKSNVGDIKCPIQTDVGDGVTVSEFSMGFWKFFEFDDV; encoded by the exons ATGGAGAGCCGTAATATTGGTGAAGGAGTGAAGAGAGGTGCGTGGAGTAAAGAAGAAGACACTCTCTTGAAGAAATGTGTTCAAACTTATGGAGAAGGGAGGTGGCATCTTGTTCCTCTCAGAGCag GGTTAAACAGATGTAGGAAGAGTTGCAGATTGAGATGGGTCAATTATCTGTCTCCAAATATTAAAAAGGGTTATTTTACAGAAGATGAAGTGGATCTTTTGACAAGGCTTCACAAGCTTTTAGGAAACAG GTGGTCGTTGATTGCTGGAAGAATTCCGGGACGAACTGCGAACGATGTGAAGAATTTCTGTAACACCCACATCGTGAAGATGACAAGTAGTAAACTGGTTGAGaaaacaaaaattataaaacccAAACCTCACAAGCTGCCAAAACTAGCCATGTCCAATAATAAGCCAATATTCAACCAAGAGCCACAACCAAATTCGCAGTGGCGTAGCATTGTTCCCGACGCAGCAGAAACAAACAAGAGCAATGGAAAACGCCTATATCCGATTCAGAAGGGGTCGTTTTCTGGTGGAGGAACGATTGAAAAATCAAATGTTGGAGACATTAAGTGCCCCATTCAAACAGATGTTGGTGATGGGGTGACTGTGAGTGAATTCTCTATGggtttttggaaattttttgaatttgatgatgTTTAA